One genomic segment of Gammaproteobacteria bacterium includes these proteins:
- a CDS encoding riboflavin synthase: protein MFTGIVQGTASVLDVERRPEDTRLRMQCATRDVARGDSVAVSGVCLTVTELADNVLGMDVSTETLARTTLGRLRQGDTVNIETSLKMGDPLGGHLVSGHVDGVGEVLERSTVGACLRLWFAAPASLARYIAVKGSIAIDGVSLTVNEVHGAEFSVNIIPHTLEVTTLKTCAERTLVNLEVDLIARYLERLQLGEGVAQVDSRPAR from the coding sequence ATGTTTACCGGAATCGTACAGGGCACGGCATCGGTGCTGGACGTGGAGCGCCGGCCAGAAGATACGAGGCTTCGTATGCAATGCGCCACTCGGGACGTCGCGCGCGGCGACAGCGTCGCGGTCAGCGGTGTTTGCCTGACGGTCACCGAGCTTGCGGATAATGTGCTCGGCATGGACGTGTCGACCGAGACCCTGGCGCGGACCACGCTCGGGCGCCTCCGACAGGGTGACACGGTCAATATTGAAACCTCGCTGAAGATGGGTGACCCGCTGGGAGGGCACCTGGTAAGCGGCCACGTGGATGGCGTAGGGGAAGTCCTCGAGCGATCTACGGTGGGCGCTTGCCTGCGCCTGTGGTTTGCGGCGCCGGCATCGCTGGCGCGCTATATCGCGGTCAAAGGATCGATCGCCATCGACGGTGTAAGCCTCACGGTCAACGAGGTGCATGGCGCTGAATTCAGCGTGAACATTATCCCGCATACGCTCGAGGTGACGACGCTCAAGACATGCGCTGAACGTACGCTCGTGAACCTGGAGGTCGACCTTATCGCGCGCTATCTGGAGCGATTGCAACTTGGCGAGGGTGTGGCTCAGGTTGACTCCAGACCCGCTCGCTGA
- the ribD gene encoding bifunctional diaminohydroxyphosphoribosylaminopyrimidine deaminase/5-amino-6-(5-phosphoribosylamino)uracil reductase RibD, translating into MDAPTIRVNDSALTTSLDHHFMARALQLAQRGLYSARPNPRVGCVVVNEGRIVGEGFHARTGQAHAEINALQQAGSAAAGATAYVSMEPCCHHGRTPPCVQALIDAGIERVVAAMPDPNPCVAGQGLIALQAAGILTDCGVMASEARRLNRGFHSRMRRGRPWVRVKSAMSLDGRTAMASGESRWISGDAARRDVQYLRARSCAILSGGGTLRADNPRLNLRLGTEDFADDSTGHGCHRDPPPAPPLRVVLSSNLNIDPQARVFTLPGRCLVIGPDATLEIEGKLRAMQRNNVELITVPSNDNGLDLEAVMRELARREINEVQVEAGPTLAGALLRGNLVDELIVYMAPMLMGDAARGLAHLPDIKRMRDRLPLVINDTRIIGDDLRLTLTPAANA; encoded by the coding sequence CTGGATGCGCCAACCATTCGCGTTAACGATTCCGCATTGACCACGTCGCTCGATCATCACTTCATGGCGCGCGCCCTGCAGCTCGCGCAACGTGGCCTTTATAGCGCGCGTCCCAACCCCAGAGTCGGCTGCGTGGTGGTCAACGAGGGCCGCATCGTCGGTGAGGGGTTTCACGCACGAACCGGGCAGGCGCATGCCGAAATCAACGCACTGCAACAGGCCGGCAGCGCCGCCGCAGGCGCCACGGCGTACGTCAGCATGGAACCCTGTTGTCACCACGGGCGCACGCCGCCCTGCGTGCAGGCGCTGATCGATGCGGGTATCGAACGAGTCGTGGCCGCGATGCCGGATCCGAATCCGTGCGTAGCCGGGCAGGGCCTTATCGCACTGCAGGCGGCGGGGATCTTGACCGATTGCGGCGTCATGGCTTCCGAGGCGCGGCGGCTCAATCGCGGTTTCCACAGCCGCATGCGGCGTGGCCGGCCCTGGGTCAGAGTCAAATCGGCGATGAGCCTGGACGGTCGCACCGCGATGGCGAGCGGCGAGAGCCGCTGGATCAGCGGTGACGCCGCGCGCCGCGACGTTCAATACTTACGCGCGCGAAGCTGCGCGATTCTGAGCGGCGGAGGCACCCTGCGCGCGGACAACCCCAGGCTGAACTTGCGGCTTGGGACTGAGGATTTTGCTGACGACAGCACCGGCCACGGCTGTCATCGCGACCCGCCGCCCGCGCCGCCATTGCGCGTTGTCCTGAGCAGCAATCTGAATATTGATCCACAAGCGCGTGTTTTTACTTTGCCGGGGCGGTGTCTGGTTATCGGACCGGATGCAACGCTTGAAATAGAAGGTAAACTGCGCGCCATGCAGCGCAACAATGTTGAATTGATAACGGTCCCCTCGAATGACAATGGCCTGGACCTTGAAGCCGTCATGCGCGAACTCGCCCGACGCGAGATCAACGAGGTGCAGGTCGAGGCGGGACCGACCCTGGCCGGAGCGTTGCTGCGCGGGAATCTGGTGGATGAATTGATCGTCTACATGGCGCCGATGCTCATGGGCGATGCGGCGCGAGGTCTTGCGCATCTGCCGGATATAAAACGCATGCGCGACCGGTTGCCCCTGGTAATTAACGACACCCGCATCATTGGCGATGATCTGCGTCTGACCCTGACGCCAGCGGCAAACGCTTAA
- the nrdR gene encoding transcriptional repressor NrdR, producing MRCPFCDEQDTKVIDSRLAGDGDQVRRRRECLSCAERFTTFESAELSLPRVVKRDGRREPFNDAKLRGGLLHAFEKRSVETDDIEALANRVKRRMLGAGEREVASRLLGEWVMEELRGLDQVAYVRFASVYRSFEDVQAFREIIEGLERELTPEMQKSQIPLLNDDTLD from the coding sequence ATGCGCTGCCCTTTTTGCGATGAGCAGGACACGAAAGTCATCGACTCGCGCCTGGCCGGCGATGGCGATCAGGTGCGGCGGCGGCGAGAGTGCCTGTCTTGCGCGGAACGTTTCACGACGTTCGAGAGCGCGGAACTCAGTCTACCCAGGGTCGTCAAGCGTGACGGGCGCCGGGAACCTTTCAACGATGCAAAACTGCGCGGCGGTTTGTTGCACGCTTTCGAGAAGCGCTCGGTGGAAACGGATGATATCGAGGCGCTGGCCAACCGCGTCAAGCGTCGCATGCTGGGCGCGGGCGAGCGCGAAGTGGCCAGCCGCCTGCTCGGCGAATGGGTGATGGAAGAGTTGCGCGGGCTGGACCAGGTCGCCTATGTGCGCTTCGCGTCGGTGTACCGCAGCTTCGAGGATGTGCAGGCCTTTCGCGAGATCATTGAGGGGCTGGAGCGGGAACTCACCCCAGAAATGCAGAAGAGCCAGATACCGCTGCTGAACGACGACACACTCGACTGA
- the ribE gene encoding 6,7-dimethyl-8-ribityllumazine synthase: MITNTIHTIEGDMSASDARFGIAVTRFNSYIVEHLTAGAVATLKQHGVDETRIEIVRAPGAFELPLVVRRMAHSGNYDALIALGCVIRGATAHFQYVAGECARGLSRIALDADLPIAFGVLTTDTVEQAIERAGAKAGNKGADAAGAALEMVSLLRKLRG, encoded by the coding sequence ATGATTACCAATACTATTCATACGATCGAAGGCGATATGTCAGCGAGCGACGCCAGGTTCGGCATTGCCGTAACGCGCTTCAACAGTTATATCGTCGAGCATTTGACGGCAGGAGCGGTGGCCACCCTGAAGCAGCACGGTGTGGACGAAACGCGCATAGAGATCGTGCGCGCGCCGGGCGCATTCGAGTTGCCGCTGGTGGTCAGGCGCATGGCCCATTCAGGTAATTACGATGCGCTGATCGCGCTGGGCTGCGTCATCCGCGGCGCCACGGCGCATTTCCAATATGTGGCGGGGGAATGCGCGCGTGGTCTGTCACGGATCGCGCTGGATGCGGATTTGCCGATTGCGTTCGGCGTGTTGACCACCGACACGGTGGAACAGGCCATCGAGCGCGCCGGTGCGAAAGCGGGCAACAAGGGCGCGGATGCCGCCGGAGCAGCGCTGGAGATGGTCAGTCTGTTGCGCAAACTGCGTGGTTGA
- the nusB gene encoding transcription antitermination factor NusB, with product MPPEQRWRWSVCCANCVVELAIRRLAAGRRWSRRLAMQAVYQWQMTGQPADEIERQFRENPDFVKADCEYWQALLYGVVDRAGELDAALAEHMVWRMEHVDPVERAILRCACIELLQRPDVPFKVIINEAVELTKKFGAEQGHKFVNGVLDKLAPRLRPLRR from the coding sequence ATGCCGCCGGAGCAGCGCTGGAGATGGTCAGTCTGTTGCGCAAACTGCGTGGTTGAACTCGCAATTCGCCGTCTGGCCGCCGGGCGCCGCTGGTCGCGCCGGCTGGCCATGCAGGCGGTATATCAGTGGCAGATGACCGGGCAGCCGGCGGACGAAATCGAGCGACAATTTCGGGAAAATCCGGATTTCGTCAAAGCCGACTGCGAGTACTGGCAGGCCCTGCTTTATGGCGTGGTGGATCGCGCCGGCGAGCTGGACGCGGCGCTGGCTGAACACATGGTGTGGCGGATGGAACACGTGGACCCGGTGGAGCGCGCCATTCTGCGCTGCGCGTGTATCGAGCTGTTGCAGCGCCCGGATGTACCGTTCAAAGTGATTATCAACGAAGCGGTCGAACTGACAAAAAAATTCGGCGCGGAACAGGGGCACAAATTCGTGAATGGCGTGCTGGACAAACTGGCTCCGCGACTGCGGCCGCTCAGGCGCTGA
- the ribB gene encoding 3,4-dihydroxy-2-butanone-4-phosphate synthase, whose translation MQFDSIPDIIDDLRAGKMVIIVDDEARENEGDLLMAASMVRPQDINFMTHHGRGLVCLTLTRERCRQLNLPLMVGNESEQRSTNFTLSIEASEGVTTGISAYDRAHTIRTAVAPNATPADLRQPGHIFPIMAQPGGVLNRAGHTESGCDFARLADLEPAAVIVEILNEDGSMARRTDLEKFGARHQLRVGTIEDLIRYRLEHEKTVRRVAESTIATRFGDFRLVAYEDVIGRGVHLALVKGEIASRQPVLVRVHIENTLCDVLAATTSRCHWPMQAAMRRIAEEGRGVAVLLRNPAPAGDIVRQIQRLSEATAVEDDDRPDHVEDHRTLGLGSQILADLGVRQMRLLGAPKRYHGLGGFDLEILETIPD comes from the coding sequence ATGCAATTCGATTCAATTCCCGACATCATCGATGACCTCCGCGCAGGCAAGATGGTCATCATCGTGGACGACGAGGCGCGCGAAAACGAGGGCGACCTGCTGATGGCGGCCAGCATGGTGCGGCCGCAGGACATCAACTTCATGACCCACCACGGGCGCGGGCTGGTGTGTTTGACCCTGACCCGCGAGCGTTGCCGGCAGTTGAACCTGCCGCTGATGGTCGGCAACGAGAGCGAACAGCGCAGCACCAATTTCACCCTGTCGATCGAGGCCAGCGAAGGCGTGACTACCGGCATCTCGGCGTACGATCGCGCGCACACTATCCGCACTGCGGTCGCGCCTAACGCGACGCCGGCCGACCTCAGGCAACCGGGTCACATCTTTCCGATCATGGCGCAGCCGGGTGGTGTACTGAACCGGGCCGGGCATACCGAGTCTGGCTGCGATTTCGCGCGCCTGGCGGATCTGGAGCCCGCGGCGGTGATCGTGGAGATTCTCAACGAAGACGGTTCCATGGCGCGCCGTACCGATCTGGAAAAATTCGGCGCGCGGCATCAGCTCCGCGTCGGAACTATCGAAGACCTGATCCGCTACCGGCTCGAACACGAGAAAACCGTGCGGAGGGTGGCCGAGAGCACCATTGCCACGCGCTTCGGCGACTTCAGGTTGGTCGCCTACGAGGACGTCATCGGTCGCGGCGTGCATCTCGCGTTGGTCAAGGGCGAGATCGCATCGCGGCAGCCGGTGCTGGTGCGAGTGCATATCGAGAACACGCTTTGCGATGTCCTGGCGGCAACCACTTCACGCTGCCACTGGCCCATGCAGGCGGCGATGCGGCGTATCGCCGAGGAGGGGCGCGGGGTGGCGGTGCTGCTGAGAAATCCCGCACCGGCCGGCGATATCGTCCGGCAGATCCAGCGCCTGAGCGAGGCAACGGCGGTCGAGGATGACGACCGTCCTGACCATGTTGAGGATCATCGCACTTTGGGGCTGGGTTCGCAGATACTCGCGGATCTCGGCGTCAGACAAATGCGGTTACTCGGTGCGCCCAAGCGTTATCATGGGCTGGGCGGCTTCGACCTTGAGATACTGGAAACCATCCCGGATTAA